The Nitrospirota bacterium sequence TTCAATCATTGCAGGTGATGTTATAAGAACAAGTGCTCCATCTTCCCAGAACTTTACAATCTCATAAGGGAATCCTCTTTTCTGGATGATACCGATTATAAGGACATTAGTGTCTATGACAACCCTATACACCCCTGCGGACCGCCTTTATAGCCTCTTGTACATCTGCCTCAATTTCCTTTGTTGGATAAGCCTTGGACTTTGCCCTGATTCTGCCGAAGACCTTCATGTCTGTTTCTCTCTGCTTCTTGAAGCTATCAAACTCATCAGGTGGTATCAATACAGCCATTGGCTTTTTGCCTCTTTTGATAATGTATTCCTGACCCTTGTAATACACCTCCTCAAGGATTTCTCCAAGATTGCCTCTGACCTTTAGTGCCGTTAACTCTTTTGCCATAATTAACACCTCCTGTATAATTATAACAATTATGATAGTTATTTCAAATGGGCTACAAATGGGTAGATGGATAGCTAATGGAGAATCTGATAAAATAAGATAATGAGAGCCGTTGATTTTGCGCCTGCCTATGTGCTTTTGGCAGAGAAAGAGTTTTTAAAGAGGCTTGAGGCATTAGAGGAAATCCTCAAGTCCTGCCATCTATGCCCAAGAAACTGCAAGGTAGACAGGACTGCTAAAGAGAGGGGCTTTTGTAAAACCGGGGATATGCCATATGTTTCGAGCTATGGCCCTCATTTTGGAGAGGAAAGACCACTTGTAGGCAGGTTCGGCTCAGGAACTATCTTCTTTGGAAGGTGTAACTTAGGCTGTATCTTCTGCCAGAACTGGAGCATAAGCCATCTTGGAGAAGGCTCGGAAATATCATTTGAAAGGCTCTCTGAGATAATGCTTGAGCTAAAGAATATGGGCTGTCATAACATAAACTTAGTTACACCAACCCATCAGATGCCTATGATACTCAAGGCAATCATGATAGCCAAAGGCAAGGGGTTAAATCTTCCGATAGTTTATAACACAGGAGGTTATGACTCCTTAGAGACAATAAAGCTCCTCGATGGCATAATCGATATTTACATGCCTGATTTTAAATACTGGGACCCTCTGATGTCAGAGAAATATTCAAAGGCAAAGGACTATCCAGAGACAGCAAGGACTGCTATAAAGGAGATGCACAGACAGGTTGGTGACCTCATAATCAAAGATGGCATAGCCCAAAGAGGGCTTTTGGTAAGACACCTTGTCCTTCCACAAGGCATTGCAGGAACCAAAGAGGTCGTAACCTTCATAGCAAGCGAGATTTCTAAAAACACGTATATAAATATCATGGAGCAGTATCATCCATGCTATAAGGCATTCGAGGAGCCTCCGCTTGACAGAACAATAACAAAGGCTGAATTTGAAGAGGCAGTAAGATTTGCCCTTAGCGCAGGGCTAAAAAGGCTTTCTGGCATAACAGTGCCTTAAGGAGACTATTTAGCATTTCTATATGCCTCCATTGCCCCTTTGACATCACCCAGCCTCATATCGGCATCTCCTATTGTGCGCCAAAGCACTGCCTTGTCTCCTTTTTCTTTAAGGTACCTTTTTGCCTGAGCAATTATCTGAAGATAGATATTTGCCTTTGGACGGAAATATCCTCTGATGATGTCATGATTCTGTGGGATATCCCTTATAAGGACATTTGCAGTCTCGTCAGAGTAAATCAAATACCAGTGTTTATTTCCCTGAATGGCATCCATAAGGGAGTAAATCTCTCCTGAGACAGGGCTCATTCCGGGTATCACGAGCACACCGACGCCGTATGCATCGAGGAGGCTCTGCCAGCCAATTTTATCGGATGTCTCTTCAGCCCATATGATAGAGCTGTATGCCCTGTCAATGTCCTCGGGGATATTGCTTACCGGAATAAAAATCTCAACCTCAGGCAGAGACCATTCGAGATACCCTGCCCATCCATGATAATTAAATACCTTCCCATGGGGCTTTACCTCTTTTAGGAATCCAACTGCATTTTGGGGGAACTCCTTGCCTATTCCAAGCTGAAACTTAAAAGGCACAAAGGCAAGCCACAGTGCAAGTAAAACACCAAAGCCAAAAACAAAGGGTTTGCTTTCTTTCAATCTCTCTTTTTGAGAAAGGTTAAATGCAATAAGGGGAGCTAACATGGTAAAGAAGGGCATAAACCTTATGCCCTTAAAAGGCAGAATTGCCATAAGGGCGATAAGAACTGTATGCTCTAAAGACATGTGCCTTATGCCTCTAAAAATGGTGTATGCGGCAATTAAAAGCAATATCCAGTAAGAGGGGTAATACTCCTTAAGATTTATTGCAGCTGTAAGGGGAGAAAGGTATTCATGGATACCCTTCATATAGGGCGCAGGTCTGATAAATGAACTTATCATGTCAGGTATAAAGGTCGCTCTTTCAGGAACTAAGACAATGGAAATGGCAAAGGATAGGGCAATAACGCCTGTTGGAATAACTGCCCTGAATGGCACATTTCCCCTCAGGCACGATACACCTTGAGATATAAAATAAATCCAGACAACTGCCAAGCCTATAACAAATCCTGCATGTATGTTTGCCCACAAAAACACAATGGGCAATAACATCCATACTGCCCTGCTTCTTGGGTTCTGCCTTAGGAGCTCTAAAAGATAAATGGTTATAGGGAAAAAAAGGAAACTGAATATCTGTGGCCTTTCGCTTGGAAATGAGATAAACATATGTGCAGGGAAAAGCAGAAAGAATATGCACTCTAAGGTGGAAAGCCCTTTCCTTCTCATCCAGAAAAACAAAAATATCAGGATGGACATATAGACTGAAACCCTCATCAGAGATATTCCGCTAAAGCCAAAAAGCTTCCATATAAGAAATATAATGACCTGACCAAGCCATTGTGTCGAAAAACCCTGAGGCAGGCTCTTGCTCTGCCATATCGCCTCGCCCTGCCTCAGATGGTAAAACAAGTCTCCTTCCTGAATAGGTCCTATGAAGGAAAGGCAGAATGCAGTGAAGAACCCCAAGACGAGCAGTCTTTTCGGAAAAGACATTTCAGTAGCCTAATGCCTTCAGCT is a genomic window containing:
- a CDS encoding radical SAM protein — its product is MRAVDFAPAYVLLAEKEFLKRLEALEEILKSCHLCPRNCKVDRTAKERGFCKTGDMPYVSSYGPHFGEERPLVGRFGSGTIFFGRCNLGCIFCQNWSISHLGEGSEISFERLSEIMLELKNMGCHNINLVTPTHQMPMILKAIMIAKGKGLNLPIVYNTGGYDSLETIKLLDGIIDIYMPDFKYWDPLMSEKYSKAKDYPETARTAIKEMHRQVGDLIIKDGIAQRGLLVRHLVLPQGIAGTKEVVTFIASEISKNTYINIMEQYHPCYKAFEEPPLDRTITKAEFEEAVRFALSAGLKRLSGITVP
- a CDS encoding type II toxin-antitoxin system Phd/YefM family antitoxin — its product is MAKELTALKVRGNLGEILEEVYYKGQEYIIKRGKKPMAVLIPPDEFDSFKKQRETDMKVFGRIRAKSKAYPTKEIEADVQEAIKAVRRGV